DNA sequence from the Anaerolineales bacterium genome:
TTGGTGGAGAAGCCTTCCGGGACGGAGAACAAACTCGCTGTCGTGGGCACCTATTACCTGCCCTCCGGGGCCGAGCTGATACGCGCCATCGAACGGCAGATGGAGAAGGGGACGAAGCTCGCCGAGGAGTTCTATCTGGCGGATGCTCTCAACCTGATGCTGGCTGACGGGCTGAAGATGGAGGTGGAACAGGTGGGTCATTGGGAGGATTGCGGCAAGCCGGAAACCCTGTTGCATGCAAACCGATATCTCCTGGAGCGCGACGGAGGGAATGCGGAACCGACGGTCCGAGGTGACGTAGTGATCGTTCCGCCGGTGTACATCGATCCCGCCGCAGCGGTGCAACAATCGGTCATCGGGCCGTACGTGTCGCTCGCCGCCGGATGTCGGATCGAACACTCGGTCATCCGGGATTCGATCGTCGACGAAAAGGCGGAAATCGCGCGGATGGTGGTTGCGGGATCCCTGATCGGAGCCCAGGCCAAATTGCTGGGAAGA
Encoded proteins:
- a CDS encoding NTP transferase domain-containing protein, encoding MKVILPMAGFGTRLRPLTWSKPKPLVQVAGKAILGHVLDMFCRLPDLEEAVFIVGFLGDQVQEYVHRTYPDLKAHYVEQKDMLGQSQALWLARAHLEGPVLISFVDTLMDTDFTRAVKNRKHAAAWVKQVEDPRRFGVATLGKDGRVERLVEKPSGTENKLAVVGTYYLPSGAELIRAIERQMEKGTKLAEEFYLADALNLMLADGLKMEVEQVGHWEDCGKPETLLHANRYLLERDGGNAEPTVRGDVVIVPPVYIDPAAAVQQSVIGPYVSLAAGCRIEHSVIRDSIVDEKAEIARMVVAGSLIGAQAKLLGRFDSFLVGDSSEMCLG